One genomic window of Monodelphis domestica isolate mMonDom1 chromosome 1, mMonDom1.pri, whole genome shotgun sequence includes the following:
- the LOC100017128 gene encoding olfactory receptor 1N2 codes for MGQENRTSISEFILLGLSEQPDQQRLLFGLFLTMYLITVVGNLLIILAIGSDSHLQSPMYFFLANLSFADICFTSASIPKMLVNIETQHQTISYVGCITQLYFLLALGGLDNLLLAAMAYDRYVAICRPLHYATTMSPQNCVLIMSMCWALTNIPALTHSILLAHLFFCTQHAIPHFYCDISALLKLACSDTHLNELMVIILGAIFLTVPLALIILSYACITSAVLGFSSPEGRWKAFSTCGSHLTVVLLFYGSLMGVYLFPSSSDSVRRDSATSVLYIVVTPMLNPFIYSLRNRDMKGALRRLLGKSHLIPLAMLLPFFSLGTNAQC; via the coding sequence ATGGGGCAGGAAAATAGAACAAGCATTTCTGAATTTATCCTCTTGGGACTTTCTGAACAGCCAGATCAGCAGAGACTGCTATTTGGGCTATTCCTCACCATGTACCTGATCACTGTGGTGGGGAACCTACTAATCATACTAGCCATTGGCTCTGACTCCCACCTCCAAAGCCCCATGTATTTCTTCTTAGCCAATCTGTCCTTTGCAGACATCTGTTTCACATCAGCTTCCATTCCCAAGATGCTGGTGAACATTGAGACTCAGCATCAGACCATCTCCTATGTTGGGTGCATCACCCAGCTATATTTCCTTCTTGCTTTGGGGGGTTTGGACAATCTCCTCCTAGCTGCAATGGCCTATGACCGCTATGTGGCCATCTGCCGCCCCCTTCACTATGCCACAACCATGAGCCCCCAGAACTGTGTGCTAATAATGAGTATGTGTTGGGCTTTGACCAATATCCCTGCCCTGACACATAGCATTCTGCTAGCCCATCTGTTCTTCTGCACCCAACATGCCATCCCTCATTTCTACTGTGATATAAGTGCCTTGCTAAAATTGGCATGCTCAGATACCCACTTAAATGAATTGATGGTAATCATCTTGGGAGCAATATTTCTCACTGTTCCTCTTGCTCTCATTATCCTTTCCTATGCCTGCATCACCTCTGCTGTCCTTGGTTTCTCCTCTCCTGAAGGAAGATGGAAAGCTTTTTCCACCTGTGGGTCCCATCTAACTGTAGTCTTACTCTTCTATGGTTCTCTTATGGGTGtgtatttatttccttcatcaaGTGACTCTGTTCGAAGGGATAGTGCAACTTCTGTCCTCTACATTGTGGTGACCCCCATGTTGAATCCATTCATCTACAGCCTGAGAAATAGAGACATGAAAGGGGCTCTAAGGAGGCTTCTTGGGAA